One Halomonas sp. M4R1S46 genomic window carries:
- a CDS encoding DNA-binding protein, translating into MARSGVQYEDVQRAIDTLMARGEAPSVQKIREALGTGSFTTISEHLREWRKRREENRDVPPPRGMPAALQDMAETLWQQAQASANEALAHYRREADDKVAEAGEQAAEAVRRAEDAEQREAALSAHLTRTEARLEAQTAELARLQADHEALASREARQREARTRLEARLEELQAELEAQGQAHRQAQADQEATHQARLAQEEQRHESAEARLMGLLDEARRERQAAEKAHASRHDKLEKRLETLQEEHRALRAELSEEQRRRREAQQAGRDAEAARLSLEEERTRLTARLEDSQQALASRQERVEALERRLEDRLWSSLEGIRETQARLSETVENDAGPDDAGPTQAESAEN; encoded by the coding sequence ATGGCACGCAGCGGTGTGCAGTACGAGGATGTGCAGCGGGCGATCGATACCCTGATGGCCAGGGGCGAGGCGCCCAGCGTGCAGAAGATCCGCGAGGCGCTGGGCACCGGCAGCTTCACCACCATCAGCGAACACCTCAGGGAGTGGCGCAAGCGCCGCGAGGAGAACCGGGACGTGCCCCCGCCGCGGGGCATGCCGGCGGCCCTTCAGGACATGGCCGAGACGCTCTGGCAGCAGGCCCAGGCATCGGCCAACGAGGCACTGGCCCACTATCGCCGCGAGGCCGACGACAAGGTGGCCGAGGCCGGCGAGCAGGCCGCGGAGGCCGTGCGCCGAGCCGAGGACGCCGAACAGCGCGAGGCCGCCCTCTCCGCTCACCTGACACGCACCGAGGCGCGCCTCGAGGCCCAGACCGCCGAGCTGGCGCGACTACAGGCCGACCATGAGGCCCTGGCGAGCCGCGAGGCACGCCAGCGGGAGGCCCGGACGCGGCTGGAGGCACGCCTCGAGGAGCTGCAGGCGGAGCTGGAGGCCCAGGGCCAGGCCCACCGTCAGGCGCAGGCCGACCAGGAGGCGACCCACCAGGCGCGACTGGCCCAGGAGGAGCAGCGCCACGAGAGCGCCGAGGCGCGCTTGATGGGGCTGCTCGACGAGGCCCGCCGGGAACGCCAGGCCGCCGAGAAGGCCCATGCCAGCCGCCACGACAAGCTGGAGAAACGCCTGGAGACGCTTCAGGAAGAGCACAGGGCGCTGCGCGCGGAACTCAGCGAGGAGCAGCGGCGGCGCCGTGAGGCGCAGCAGGCGGGGCGCGACGCCGAGGCGGCCCGCCTGTCGCTGGAGGAGGAAAGGACGCGCCTGACGGCGCGGCTGGAGGACAGCCAGCAGGCCCTGGCATCGCGCCAGGAGCGCGTGGAAGCCTTGGAGCGACGCCTCGAGGATCGCCTCTGGTCATCACTGGAGGGGATCCGCGAGACCCAGGCCCGGTTGAGCGAAACGGTCGAAAACGACGCGGGCCCCGACGATGCGGGGCCCACGCAGGCAGAGAGTGCCGAGAACTAA
- the nfuA gene encoding Fe-S biogenesis protein NfuA, giving the protein MSDSIQITDSAQDYLAELLAKQNVEGIAVRIFITQPGTPYAETCLAYCRPSDERLELDKIAVYLDKHSLPFLEEAVVDFNADRMGGQLTIKAPNAKMPKVNADSPLADRVNYVLYSEINPGLAAHGGEVKLVELTEEQVAVLAFGGGCQGCAAVDLTLKEGVEKTLKERIPELAGIRDVTDHTDTTNAYYR; this is encoded by the coding sequence ATGAGCGACAGCATCCAGATTACCGACAGTGCCCAGGACTACCTCGCCGAACTGCTGGCCAAGCAGAACGTCGAGGGCATCGCCGTGCGCATCTTCATCACCCAGCCCGGCACGCCCTATGCCGAGACCTGCCTGGCCTACTGCCGGCCCAGCGACGAGCGCCTCGAGCTCGACAAGATCGCCGTCTACCTGGACAAGCACAGCCTGCCCTTCCTCGAGGAGGCGGTGGTCGACTTCAATGCCGACCGCATGGGCGGCCAGCTGACCATCAAGGCGCCCAACGCCAAGATGCCCAAGGTCAACGCCGACAGCCCGCTGGCCGACCGCGTCAACTACGTGCTCTACAGCGAGATCAACCCGGGGCTGGCCGCCCACGGCGGCGAGGTCAAGCTGGTCGAGCTGACCGAGGAGCAGGTGGCCGTGCTGGCCTTCGGCGGCGGCTGCCAGGGCTGCGCCGCCGTCGACCTGACCCTCAAGGAAGGCGTCGAGAAGACCCTGAAGGAGCGTATCCCGGAGCTGGCCGGCATCCGCGACGTCACCGACCATACCGACACCACCAACGCCTACTACCGCTAG
- the metH gene encoding methionine synthase: MAAVPTPLTATLTERLGQHILMLDGGMGTMLQNAALSEEEFRGERFSDWPSDLKGNNDLLALTCPDLVTRIHRDYLLAGADIVETNTFNSTRLSQADYGMEALVPELNRESARLAREVCDAVTEETGVPRYVAGVLGPTSRTASLSPDVNDPAKRNVTFDELRDNYREAAEALIEGGSDLILIETIFDTLNAKAAIYALEELFEDRGERLPVMISGTITDASGRTLSGQTTEAFWNSVRHARPLSVGLNCALGAEELRPYVEELAKKADTFVSAHPNAGLPNEFGEYDQTPEEMAAIVAEFAASGLVNIIGGCCGSTPEHIAAIHRAIRDLAPRPLPERALACRLSGLEPFNIEHDSLFVNVGERTNVTGSARFKRLIVEEDYTTALEVALEQVENGAQVIDINMDEGMLESEEAMVRFLNLIAGEPDIARVPIMVDSSKWEIIEAGLKCIQGKAVVNSISMKEGEAAFREQATRCRRYGAAVVVMAFDEQGQADTFARKTEICQRAYRLLVDEIGFPPEDIIFDPNIFAIATGIEEHDNYAVDFIEATRWIREHLPHAMVSGGVSNVSFSFRGNNPVREAIHSVFLYHAIRAGLTMGIVNAGQLAVYDDLPEELREAVEDVVLNRRSDSTERLLDLADKYKGDGSGGARKEDLEWRSWEVEKRIEHALVKGITAYIEDDTELARQRATRPIEVIEGPLMDGMNVVGDLFGAGKMFLPQVVKSARVMKQAVAYLIPYIEAEKSEDTQAKGKIVMATVKGDVHDIGKNIVGVVLQCNNYEVIDLGVMVPAEKILQTARDENADIIGLSGLITPSLDEMVHVAKEMQRQGFTLPLLIGGATTSKAHTAVKIEPGYEHPVIYVTDASRAVGVAGKLLSPGLKEAYVAEIRAEYETVRERNARRRPKAAEISYAEARRHKPVIDWAHYSPPRPALEGLKVFDDYDLTRLVERIDWTPFFMSWQLAGKYPRILDDDKVGEAARSLFADAQDMLARMIDERLIQARGVIGLWPANSVDDDVIEVYADESRAEVVERLHHIRQQTTKNREGVCYSLADFVAPKASGKPDWIGGFAVTAGHGVEELANRYKAAGDDYNAIMVQALADRLAEAFAEHMHERVRKEFWGYVPDETLDNDALIAEKYQGIRPAPGYPACPDHTEKATLFRLLQAETHAGLELTESFAMWPAAAVSGWYFAHPQSKYFSTGKITRDQVEVLASRKGMSVAELERWLAPVLSYDPS; the protein is encoded by the coding sequence ATGGCTGCCGTCCCGACTCCCCTGACCGCCACGCTTACCGAACGCCTCGGCCAGCACATCCTGATGCTGGACGGGGGCATGGGCACCATGCTGCAGAACGCCGCGCTGTCCGAGGAGGAGTTTCGCGGCGAGCGCTTTTCGGACTGGCCCAGCGACCTCAAGGGCAACAATGACCTGCTGGCGCTGACCTGCCCGGACCTGGTCACGCGGATCCATCGGGACTATCTCCTGGCCGGGGCCGACATCGTCGAGACCAACACCTTCAACAGCACGCGCCTGTCCCAGGCCGATTACGGCATGGAGGCACTGGTCCCCGAGCTCAACCGCGAATCGGCCCGGCTGGCGCGCGAGGTCTGTGACGCCGTGACCGAGGAGACCGGGGTGCCCCGCTATGTCGCCGGGGTGCTGGGGCCGACCTCGCGCACGGCCTCGCTGTCCCCGGACGTCAACGACCCCGCCAAGCGCAACGTCACCTTCGACGAGCTGCGCGACAACTACCGCGAGGCCGCCGAGGCGCTGATCGAGGGCGGCAGCGACCTGATCCTGATCGAGACGATCTTCGATACCCTCAACGCCAAGGCCGCGATCTATGCCCTCGAGGAACTCTTCGAGGACCGCGGTGAGCGGCTGCCGGTAATGATCTCCGGGACCATCACCGACGCCTCGGGGCGTACCCTGTCCGGCCAGACCACCGAGGCCTTCTGGAACTCGGTGCGCCATGCCCGGCCGCTGTCGGTGGGCCTGAACTGTGCCCTGGGCGCCGAGGAACTGCGGCCCTACGTCGAGGAGCTGGCCAAGAAGGCGGACACCTTCGTCTCGGCCCACCCCAACGCCGGCCTGCCCAACGAGTTCGGCGAGTATGACCAGACCCCCGAGGAGATGGCGGCCATCGTCGCCGAGTTCGCCGCCAGCGGCCTGGTCAATATCATCGGCGGGTGTTGCGGGAGCACGCCGGAGCATATCGCCGCCATCCACCGGGCGATCCGCGACCTCGCCCCGCGGCCGCTGCCGGAGCGGGCCCTGGCCTGTCGCCTGTCGGGCCTCGAGCCGTTCAACATCGAGCACGACTCGCTGTTCGTCAACGTCGGCGAACGTACCAACGTCACCGGCTCCGCCCGCTTCAAGCGGCTGATCGTCGAGGAGGACTACACCACCGCCCTCGAGGTGGCCCTCGAGCAGGTGGAGAACGGCGCCCAGGTCATCGACATCAACATGGACGAGGGCATGCTCGAGTCCGAGGAGGCCATGGTGCGCTTCCTCAACCTGATCGCCGGCGAGCCCGACATCGCCCGGGTGCCGATCATGGTCGACTCCTCCAAGTGGGAGATCATCGAGGCCGGCCTCAAGTGTATCCAGGGCAAGGCGGTGGTCAATTCCATCTCCATGAAGGAAGGCGAAGCGGCCTTCCGCGAGCAGGCCACCCGCTGCCGCCGCTACGGCGCCGCGGTGGTGGTGATGGCCTTCGACGAACAGGGCCAGGCCGACACCTTCGCGCGCAAGACCGAGATCTGCCAGCGCGCCTACCGGCTGCTGGTCGACGAGATCGGCTTCCCCCCGGAAGACATCATCTTCGACCCCAACATCTTCGCCATCGCCACCGGCATCGAGGAGCACGACAACTACGCGGTGGACTTCATCGAGGCCACCCGCTGGATCCGCGAGCACCTGCCCCACGCCATGGTCTCCGGCGGGGTGTCCAACGTCTCCTTCTCGTTCCGCGGCAACAACCCGGTGCGCGAGGCCATCCACTCGGTGTTCCTCTACCACGCCATCCGCGCCGGCCTGACCATGGGCATCGTCAACGCCGGCCAGCTGGCGGTCTACGACGACCTGCCCGAGGAGCTCCGCGAGGCGGTCGAGGACGTGGTGCTCAACCGGCGCAGCGACTCCACCGAGCGGCTCCTCGACCTCGCCGACAAGTACAAGGGCGACGGCAGCGGCGGCGCCAGGAAGGAGGACCTCGAGTGGCGCAGCTGGGAGGTCGAGAAGCGCATCGAGCACGCCCTGGTCAAGGGCATCACCGCCTATATCGAGGACGATACCGAGCTGGCCCGCCAGCGGGCCACGCGCCCCATCGAGGTGATCGAGGGCCCGCTGATGGATGGCATGAACGTGGTCGGCGACCTGTTCGGCGCCGGCAAGATGTTCCTGCCCCAGGTGGTCAAGTCGGCGCGGGTCATGAAGCAGGCGGTGGCCTACCTGATCCCCTACATCGAGGCGGAGAAGAGCGAGGACACCCAGGCCAAGGGCAAGATCGTCATGGCCACGGTCAAGGGCGACGTCCACGACATCGGCAAGAACATCGTCGGCGTCGTCCTGCAGTGCAACAACTACGAGGTGATCGACCTCGGCGTGATGGTGCCGGCGGAGAAGATCCTCCAGACCGCCCGCGACGAGAACGCCGACATCATCGGCCTGTCGGGGCTGATCACCCCGTCGCTGGACGAGATGGTCCATGTCGCCAAGGAGATGCAGCGCCAGGGCTTCACGCTGCCGCTGCTGATCGGCGGGGCCACCACCTCCAAGGCCCACACCGCGGTCAAGATCGAGCCGGGCTACGAGCACCCGGTAATCTATGTCACCGACGCCTCACGGGCCGTCGGGGTGGCCGGCAAGCTGCTCTCGCCGGGGCTCAAGGAGGCCTATGTGGCCGAGATCCGCGCCGAGTACGAGACGGTCCGCGAGCGCAACGCCAGGCGTCGCCCCAAGGCCGCGGAGATCAGCTATGCCGAGGCGCGTCGTCACAAGCCGGTCATCGACTGGGCGCACTACAGCCCGCCGCGGCCGGCCCTCGAGGGCCTCAAGGTCTTCGATGACTACGACCTGACCCGGCTGGTCGAGCGCATCGACTGGACGCCCTTCTTCATGAGCTGGCAGCTGGCCGGCAAGTACCCGAGGATCCTCGACGACGACAAGGTCGGCGAGGCGGCACGCAGCCTGTTCGCCGACGCCCAGGACATGCTGGCGCGGATGATCGACGAGCGCCTCATCCAGGCCCGCGGCGTGATCGGCCTGTGGCCCGCCAACAGCGTCGATGACGACGTCATCGAGGTCTATGCCGACGAGTCCCGTGCCGAGGTGGTCGAGCGGCTGCACCATATCCGCCAGCAGACCACCAAGAACCGCGAGGGGGTCTGCTACAGCCTGGCCGACTTCGTCGCGCCCAAGGCCAGCGGCAAGCCCGACTGGATCGGCGGCTTCGCGGTGACCGCGGGGCACGGCGTCGAGGAACTCGCCAACCGTTACAAGGCCGCCGGCGACGACTACAACGCCATCATGGTCCAGGCGCTGGCCGACCGGCTCGCCGAGGCCTTCGCCGAGCACATGCACGAGCGGGTCCGCAAGGAGTTCTGGGGCTATGTGCCCGACGAGACGCTCGACAACGACGCGCTGATCGCCGAGAAGTACCAGGGCATCCGCCCCGCGCCGGGCTATCCGGCCTGCCCGGACCATACCGAGAAGGCCACCCTCTTCCGCCTGCTCCAGGCCGAGACCCACGCCGGCCTCGAGCTCACCGAGAGTTTCGCCATGTGGCCCGCCGCGGCGGTCTCCGGCTGGTACTTCGCCCATCCCCAGTCGAAGTACTTCTCCACCGGCAAGATCACCCGCGACCAGGTCGAGGTGCTGGCCAGCCGCAAGGGCATGTCGGTCGCCGAACTGGAGCGCTGGCTGGCGCCGGTGCTCTCCTACGACCCCAGCTGA
- a CDS encoding MATE family efflux transporter codes for MLPESPRRRTILRLALPIIGGMLSQSLLNLIDAALVGSLGEVPLAGVGIGGYAIFLITAVVFGLSSGVQAQTARRHGEGDWERRALALNAGLAIALAVALPLTLLCLWQAPRLLALINQDPAVNVEAVAYFRWRVVSLVPVAMIFCFRGYWNGIQRTGVYLRIILVMHLVNVVASVLLIFGWLGLPAMGAAGAGAGTSLSLYAGLAIWAGLSLRHATGSGFLAGRPYPRTLVTTLRLAVPHSFQQVWFAAGYAVLFWILGQVGTASVAVGHVLVNLSLLLILPGVGLGMAAMSLVGQSLGRQDHHEAHRWGWDVVRLAWPCLALIALPMVLFPEAVLALFLHDPALTAMGRMPLRLTAVMIVLDAAALVFAQALLGAGANRTVMTTTLTLQWLVFLPLAWWVGVQLGYGLVGIWWVQLGYRCLNSAWFVMIWQRRRWLRLAI; via the coding sequence ATGCTGCCTGAGTCTCCGCGCCGCCGGACCATCCTGCGCCTCGCCCTGCCGATCATCGGCGGCATGCTCAGCCAGAGCCTGCTCAACCTGATCGACGCGGCGCTGGTGGGCTCGCTGGGTGAGGTGCCCCTGGCCGGGGTGGGCATCGGCGGCTACGCGATCTTCTTGATCACCGCCGTGGTGTTCGGCCTGTCGTCCGGCGTGCAGGCGCAGACCGCGCGACGTCACGGCGAGGGGGACTGGGAGCGGCGCGCCCTGGCCCTCAACGCCGGGCTGGCGATCGCCCTGGCCGTCGCCCTGCCCCTGACCCTGCTGTGCCTGTGGCAGGCGCCCCGCCTGCTGGCTCTGATCAACCAGGACCCGGCGGTGAATGTCGAGGCCGTCGCCTACTTTCGCTGGCGCGTGGTGTCGCTGGTGCCGGTGGCGATGATCTTCTGCTTCCGCGGCTACTGGAACGGCATCCAGCGGACCGGCGTGTACCTGCGCATCATCCTGGTCATGCACCTGGTCAACGTGGTGGCCAGCGTGCTGCTGATCTTCGGCTGGCTGGGGCTGCCCGCCATGGGGGCCGCCGGCGCCGGGGCCGGCACCAGCCTCTCGCTGTATGCAGGACTCGCCATCTGGGCGGGGCTGAGCCTCCGGCATGCCACCGGCAGCGGGTTCCTGGCGGGTCGGCCCTATCCCCGGACCCTCGTCACCACCCTGCGCCTGGCCGTGCCCCATTCGTTCCAGCAGGTCTGGTTCGCGGCGGGCTACGCGGTGCTGTTCTGGATCCTCGGGCAGGTCGGTACCGCCAGCGTCGCGGTGGGCCACGTGCTGGTGAACCTCTCGCTGCTGCTGATCCTGCCCGGCGTGGGCCTGGGCATGGCGGCGATGAGCCTGGTCGGCCAGTCGCTGGGCCGCCAGGACCACCACGAGGCCCACCGCTGGGGCTGGGACGTGGTGCGCCTGGCCTGGCCGTGCCTGGCGCTGATCGCCCTGCCCATGGTGCTGTTCCCCGAGGCGGTGCTCGCGCTCTTTCTCCACGACCCGGCGCTCACCGCCATGGGGCGGATGCCGCTGCGGCTCACCGCCGTGATGATCGTGCTCGATGCCGCGGCGCTGGTGTTCGCTCAGGCCTTGCTCGGGGCCGGAGCGAATCGTACGGTAATGACGACCACCCTGACCCTGCAGTGGCTGGTGTTCCTGCCGCTGGCCTGGTGGGTGGGCGTTCAACTAGGCTATGGCCTGGTGGGCATCTGGTGGGTTCAGCTCGGCTATCGCTGCCTGAACTCCGCCTGGTTCGTGATGATCTGGCAGCGACGCCGTTGGCTGAGGCTCGCGATATGA
- a CDS encoding nitrite/sulfite reductase produces the protein MYRYDTHDQTLVDERVAQFRDQMRRYLEGKISDEEFLPLRVQNGLYIQRYAPMLRIAIPYGMLASYQLRKLGEIAARYDRGYGHFTTRTNLQLNWPKLEDVPDMLAELASVQMHAIQTSGNDIRNTTTDQFSGVAADEDVDPRAWCELIRQWSTFHPEFAYLPRKFKIAVTGAEEDRAAIQVHDVGLRLWRDEAGEVRVKVLAGGGLGRTPMIGDVVREDLPWQHLLTYLEAILRVYNQFGRRDNKFKARIKILVKALGIEEFRRRVEAEWAHLKDGSQTLTEEAVAAVADHFVDPERREVSQEAIAAYERLRTENRAFARFVTNNVTDHKVPGYKAVTLSLKRREHSPGDVTSEQMTAIADLADEFGYGELRVTHEQNLVLTDVPVDRIEALWQRLEALGMANPTVGTLADLICCPGGDYCGLANAKSIPVAHAIQERFEDLDFLYDLGPLELNISGCMNACGHHHVGHIGILGVDKKGEEYYQISLGGSQGNGASLGKILGPSFYREDVPSVIDKLLQVYVGERTADETFLDTYRRIGLKPFKERVYA, from the coding sequence ATGTACCGTTACGACACCCATGATCAGACCCTGGTCGACGAGCGCGTCGCCCAGTTCCGCGACCAGATGCGTCGCTACCTCGAGGGCAAGATCAGCGACGAGGAGTTTCTGCCGCTTCGCGTGCAGAACGGTCTCTATATCCAGCGCTATGCGCCGATGCTGCGCATCGCCATCCCCTACGGCATGCTGGCCTCCTACCAGCTGCGCAAGCTGGGCGAGATCGCGGCCCGCTATGATCGGGGCTATGGCCATTTTACCACCCGCACCAACCTCCAGCTGAACTGGCCGAAGCTCGAGGACGTGCCGGACATGCTGGCGGAGCTCGCCAGCGTGCAGATGCACGCCATCCAGACCAGCGGCAACGACATCCGCAACACCACCACCGACCAGTTCTCCGGCGTCGCCGCCGACGAGGACGTCGATCCGCGCGCCTGGTGCGAGCTGATTCGCCAGTGGTCGACCTTCCACCCCGAGTTCGCCTATCTGCCGCGCAAGTTCAAGATCGCCGTGACCGGGGCCGAGGAGGATCGCGCCGCCATCCAGGTCCACGACGTGGGCCTGCGGCTGTGGCGCGACGAGGCCGGCGAGGTGCGCGTGAAGGTGCTGGCCGGTGGCGGCCTGGGTCGCACGCCGATGATCGGCGACGTGGTCCGCGAGGACCTGCCCTGGCAGCACCTGTTGACCTACCTGGAAGCGATCCTGCGGGTCTACAACCAGTTCGGCCGTCGCGACAACAAGTTCAAGGCGCGCATCAAGATCCTGGTCAAGGCGCTGGGCATCGAGGAGTTCCGCCGCCGCGTCGAGGCGGAGTGGGCGCACCTCAAGGACGGCTCCCAGACCCTCACCGAGGAGGCCGTGGCGGCGGTCGCCGATCACTTCGTCGACCCCGAGCGTCGCGAGGTGAGCCAGGAGGCCATCGCCGCCTACGAACGCCTGCGCACGGAGAACCGCGCCTTCGCCCGCTTCGTGACCAACAACGTCACCGACCACAAGGTCCCCGGCTACAAGGCCGTGACCCTGTCGCTGAAGCGCCGCGAGCACTCGCCGGGCGACGTCACCTCCGAGCAGATGACCGCAATCGCCGACCTGGCCGACGAGTTCGGCTATGGCGAGCTGCGGGTCACCCACGAGCAGAACCTGGTGCTGACCGACGTCCCGGTGGACCGCATCGAGGCACTCTGGCAGCGCCTCGAGGCCCTCGGCATGGCCAACCCGACCGTGGGCACCCTCGCCGACCTGATCTGCTGCCCCGGCGGCGACTACTGCGGCCTGGCCAACGCCAAGTCGATCCCGGTCGCCCACGCCATCCAGGAACGCTTCGAGGACCTCGACTTCCTCTATGACCTGGGGCCGCTGGAGCTCAACATCTCCGGCTGCATGAACGCCTGCGGCCATCACCACGTCGGCCACATCGGCATCCTCGGCGTCGACAAGAAGGGCGAGGAGTACTACCAGATCTCGCTGGGCGGCAGCCAGGGCAACGGCGCCTCCCTGGGCAAGATCCTCGGCCCGTCCTTCTATCGCGAGGACGTGCCCAGCGTGATCGACAAGCTGCTGCAGGTCTACGTCGGCGAGCGCACCGCCGACGAGACCTTCCTCGACACCTATCGCCGCATCGGCCTCAAACCCTTCAAGGAGCGTGTCTATGCCTGA
- a CDS encoding DUF934 domain-containing protein, translating into MPEQTPSRPLIAERRVVSDEWVLCESAEERPEGQPAIVPLEAWQASDKGQDIAPWLASDTEMTAALAEELKAAPLVAIDFPRFTDGRGYSIARLLRERHGYPGQIRAVGDVLIDQLFYMSRCGFDAFSLREDQEVEAALKALDTFSLSYQPGVDEPEPLFRRRLREPGKTKADRAVA; encoded by the coding sequence ATGCCTGAGCAGACCCCCAGCCGTCCCCTGATCGCCGAGCGTCGTGTCGTGAGCGACGAGTGGGTCCTCTGCGAGTCCGCCGAGGAGCGCCCCGAGGGGCAGCCCGCCATCGTGCCGCTGGAGGCCTGGCAGGCCTCCGACAAGGGCCAGGATATCGCGCCCTGGCTGGCCAGCGACACCGAGATGACCGCGGCGCTGGCCGAGGAGCTCAAGGCCGCTCCCCTGGTCGCCATCGACTTCCCCAGGTTCACCGATGGCCGTGGCTACAGCATCGCCCGGCTGCTGCGGGAGCGCCACGGCTACCCGGGTCAGATCCGCGCCGTGGGTGATGTCCTGATCGACCAGCTGTTCTACATGTCGCGCTGCGGCTTCGATGCCTTCTCGCTGCGCGAGGACCAGGAGGTCGAGGCGGCGCTGAAGGCCCTGGACACCTTCAGCCTGAGCTACCAGCCCGGCGTCGACGAGCCGGAACCGCTGTTCCGGCGCCGCCTGCGTGAGCCGGGAAAGACTAAGGCGGATCGGGCCGTGGCCTGA
- the smrA gene encoding DNA endonuclease SmrA: MTQSRHDDLDFRALVGEVRPLHRGTDRADAGRRRHGPSEAQLARRESAAGGDEGRDMLSDDFVDLVPPFDPLAFRRDGIQQGVMDRLRHGGYPVQASLHLLRRPLEECRRALPAFLREAWEHDLRSVLIIHGRGREIDSPPNVLRSYLAKWLPTFEEVQAFASAVQADGGLGATWVMLRKSDRARAANRERQQKRRG; encoded by the coding sequence ATGACCCAGTCCCGCCATGACGACCTGGACTTTCGGGCCCTCGTCGGGGAGGTGCGTCCGCTGCATCGCGGCACGGACCGGGCCGATGCCGGTCGGCGTCGCCACGGCCCGAGCGAGGCACAGCTCGCCCGTCGCGAGAGTGCGGCCGGCGGCGATGAGGGGCGCGACATGCTCTCCGACGACTTCGTCGACCTGGTGCCGCCCTTCGATCCGCTGGCCTTTCGCCGCGACGGCATCCAGCAGGGGGTGATGGACCGCCTGCGCCATGGGGGCTATCCGGTACAGGCCAGTCTCCACCTGCTTCGGCGTCCCCTCGAGGAATGCCGCCGGGCGTTGCCGGCGTTCCTGCGCGAGGCCTGGGAGCATGATCTGCGCTCGGTGCTGATCATCCACGGGCGGGGACGCGAGATCGATAGCCCGCCCAATGTGCTGCGCTCCTACCTGGCCAAGTGGCTGCCGACCTTCGAGGAGGTCCAGGCCTTCGCCTCGGCAGTGCAGGCCGATGGCGGCCTGGGAGCCACCTGGGTGATGCTGCGCAAGAGCGACCGCGCCCGGGCCGCCAATCGCGAGCGACAGCAGAAGCGACGCGGCTGA
- a CDS encoding gamma-glutamylcyclotransferase family protein yields MPRRLIAVCLLASPLAFAGWLWLTLLSPWTYERPEHLAPVSPGAHQLFVYGTLRHAPVRWLVYGRVGDPEPVRVAGYRREGLDLVPAAGASVEGLLLRVDAEELRRLDRYERLGIRYRRVRIRLADGRSVWTYRRLD; encoded by the coding sequence ATGCCGCGCCGCCTGATCGCCGTTTGCCTTCTTGCCTCGCCTCTCGCTTTCGCCGGCTGGCTGTGGCTGACCCTGCTCAGTCCCTGGACCTATGAGCGTCCCGAGCACCTGGCGCCGGTGTCCCCGGGGGCGCACCAGCTGTTCGTCTACGGCACCCTGCGCCATGCGCCGGTCCGCTGGCTGGTGTATGGTCGCGTCGGCGACCCCGAGCCGGTCAGGGTCGCCGGCTATCGCCGGGAGGGGCTGGACCTGGTCCCCGCCGCTGGCGCCAGCGTCGAGGGCCTGCTGCTGCGGGTGGATGCCGAGGAGCTCAGGCGTCTCGACCGTTACGAGCGGCTGGGCATTCGCTACCGGCGGGTGCGCATCCGACTCGCCGATGGCCGGAGCGTATGGACGTATCGTCGACTGGATTGA
- the arsC gene encoding arsenate reductase (glutaredoxin) (This arsenate reductase requires both glutathione and glutaredoxin to convert arsenate to arsenite, after which the efflux transporter formed by ArsA and ArsB can extrude the arsenite from the cell, providing resistance.) has protein sequence MITLLHNPRCSKSRQALALLEERGVDVQVRRYLDDPLDEKELRSLMARLDADGQALVRTNEAEWKALGADPRDPDQVVRAIVAHPRVLQRPIADDGSRAVIGRPPEDVLALLD, from the coding sequence ATGATCACCCTCCTCCATAATCCGCGCTGCTCCAAGTCCCGCCAGGCCCTGGCGCTGCTGGAAGAGCGCGGCGTCGATGTGCAGGTCCGTCGCTACCTCGACGACCCGCTCGACGAGAAGGAACTACGCTCCCTGATGGCGCGGCTGGATGCCGACGGTCAGGCCCTGGTGCGCACCAACGAGGCCGAGTGGAAGGCCCTCGGCGCCGATCCCAGGGATCCGGATCAGGTCGTTCGGGCCATCGTCGCCCACCCGCGGGTCCTGCAGCGGCCGATCGCCGACGACGGGAGCCGTGCCGTGATCGGACGTCCTCCGGAAGACGTCCTCGCCCTGCTCGACTGA